The proteins below are encoded in one region of Tiliqua scincoides isolate rTilSci1 chromosome 7, rTilSci1.hap2, whole genome shotgun sequence:
- the TCF20 gene encoding transcription factor 20 isoform X1: MQSFREQSSYHGNQQNYPQEVHGASRLEEFSTRQQAQMFQSFGGGGGGGGSGGGSSSSSGRRGAAGSSASMAGESSGHQSCQGFRKEAGEFYYMASSKDPVTTGGQQLPQRRSSGPVQSYGPPQGSSFGSQYGSEGHVSQFQTQHSSLSGVTHYQQDYTGPFSPRSAQYQQQTSSQQQQQVQQMRQLYQPHQPLPQASSSSHLPAMQRPSAIPSSAPGYQLRVGQYSQHYQSPASSSSSFPSPQRFGQTGQNYDGSYSVNSGSQYEGHAVGSSAQAYGTQSNYSFQAQSMKNFEQSKLPQASQPAQGQAQAQQQPPSQHVMQYSSTATKLSLQSQVGQYNQAEVPVRSPMQFHQNFSPISNPSPAASVVQSPSCSSTPSPLMPSGENLQCGQSNVASRNRILQMMPQLSPTPSMMPSPNAQGGGFKGFGLEGLQEKRLTDPGLSSLSALSSQVANLPNTVQHMLLSDALVPQKKSSKRPSSAKKADSCTNSEGSSQAEEQLKSPLAESIDGGCSSSSEDQGERVRQLSGQSTSSDTTYKGSNLERSHSSPAQASQNEPPKLSTSPADEEEAASPPDEKEPLAAVESAPKVNEKAVGVIVSRETMTGRVEKSSGQDKTQQDEAPTGSQGPPSASGMKEASQMGLQQEPQGGSKGSKSGDSSTNHNGDGNNQLGHAVIGTSFPGRTEPSKSPGSLRYSFKDSIGVGVQRNAGNFPQYPSGQDKGDFPGHSERKGRNEKFPSLLQEVLQGYHHNPDRRYARNTQDHHGMTGSLESSMRPNVLINQANELSNRGLLNKSIGSLLENPHWGPWDRKSSGTASEMKQINLADYPMPRKFEMESQSSVHEGVGLSERRSVICDISPLRQIARDPGPHSVGHVGSDGRSGRSPGSGQSVILPGGLVAVEAKMKSHTGQIKEEDFEQSKTSISINNKKSGDHCHLASFKHESYRGNASPGAAALDSASDYMLQQESRSAQLRRGPGRMGSSRDGMRGKSPSQFHDLADKLKMSPGRSRGPGSDLHHMNPHMVLSDRVNRGSLHSPFPPNSESSALASAYHTNTRTHTFADPSQGLNSQYHYKRQLYQQQQEEYKDWSSSSAQGVIAAAQHRQETARKSPRQQPFLDRVRSPLKNDKDGMMYLHSGSYHNAGSQESSRCLLGSDGALQNKCAEMKHMNQKIPQHESGWDLSRQMAPGKSSGSLGAANQKRFGPQDSDAHRRDDTGDVIKSGNAMGRIPGQEDQSPQNPLIMRRRVRSFISPIPSKRQLQEMKNSSTEEKGHLLPSKDGTEKAFNSYAHSSQNQDVGKPLSKGEISRNLPSPDSRNCSAVSLTSPAKTKILPPRKGRGLKLEAIVQKITSPSVRRTASTNCAEAGVDAVTLDDILSLKSVPPEGGNGANHGLEAENIKEEIVLDQESQELTSEVSLIVSSEEWHGDGDEVVKNEVSELATVGKEGSVSAMVPAPSQKSAGLGRTDGSLTGAGSLTFVESKTLPPSSVLTSEPNPKSEEKDQDAVMTPKPDPFPPKGYFPSGKKKGRPIGSVNKQKKKQQQQQQQQQQQQQPLPLPPLPLPSPPVALQPSGEPKPKRQRRERRKPTAQPRKRKPRRAAPIVEPQEPEIKLKYATQSLDKTDTKNKSFFPYIHVVNKCEIGAVCTIINAEEEEQNKLVRGRKGQRSSTPPPSNAESKALPVSTFMLQGPVVTESSVMGHLVCCLCGKWASYRNMGDLFGPFYPQDYAATLPKNPPPKRATEMQNKVKVRHKSASNGSKTDTEEEEEQQQQKETRSLAAHPRFKRRHRSEDCAGASRSLSRGAACKKATGESGNVGEKTPLDCKPPMSTEGGPELELQIPELPLDSNEFWVHEGCILWANGIYLVCGRLYGLREAVEIAKEMKCSHCQEPGATLGCYNKGCSFRYHYPCAIDADCLLNEENFSVRCPKHKPPLPCSLPSLQNKMVKGSLSTEQSERG, encoded by the coding sequence ATGCAGTCCTTTCGGGAGCAAAGCAGTTACCACGGAAACCAGCAGAACTACCCACAGGAAGTTCATGGTGCATCCCGGCTAGAAGAATTTAGCACCCGCCAGCAGGCTCAGATGTTTCAGAGCTTtgggggaggtggaggtggtggtggcagcggcggcggcagcagcagcagcagtgggcgcCGTGGAGCAGCAGGAAGCTCTGCCTCAATGGCTGGTGAGAGTTCTGGACATCAGAGTTGTCAAGGTTTCAGAAAAGAAGCCGGAGAATTCTACTACATGGCCTCCAGTAAGGATCCTGTGACAACAGGAGGACAGCAGCTTCCTCAGCGCAGGTCTTCAGGACCAGTGCAGAGCTATGGACCACCCCAAGGGAGCAGTTTTGGGAGTCAGTATGGGAGTGAGGGTCATGTGAGCCAGTTTCAAACACAGCACTCATCCCTTAGTGGGGTGACTCACTATCAACAGGATTATACTGGTCCTTTCTCTCCTAGAAGTGCTCAGTACCAACAGCAGACTTCCAGCCAGCAGCAACAACAGGTTCAGCAGATGAGGCAACTCTATCAACCTCATCAACCCTTGCCACAGGCATCCAGCTCATCTCATTTGCCAGCAATGCAGCGCCCTTCAGCCATTCCTTCATCTGCACCTGGCTATCAGTTGCGAGTGGGTCAGTACAGCCAACACTATCAGTCTCccgcttcttcctcttcttcatttCCTTCTCCTCAGCGTTTTGGCCAGACTGGGCAGAACTATGATGGCAGTTACAGCGTGAATTCTGGATCACAGTATGAGGGACATGCTGTGGGTTCAAGTGCACAAGCTTATGGGACTCAATCAAATTACAGTTTTCAGGCACAGTCAATGAAGAACTTTGAACAATCAAAGTTGCCCCAAGCAAGTCAACCTGCACAGGGACAGGCACAGGCACAGCAACAGCCTCCCTCACAGCATGTAATGCAGTACTCCAGTACTGCTACTAAACTGTCTCTGCAAAGTCAGGTGGGGCAGTACAATCAAGCTGAAGTCCCTGTGCGATCACCCATGCAATTCCATCAAAACTTTAGTCCTATTTCTAACCCgtcaccagctgcctctgttgTTCAGTCTCCAAGCTGCAGTTCCACACCATCTCCTCTCATGCCAAGTGGTGAGAATCTTCAGTGTGGACAAAGTAACGTAGCCTCTAGAAACCGCATCTTGCAAATGATGCCACAGCTTAGTCCAACCCCATCCATGATGCCAAGCCCCAATGCTCAGGGTGGAGGATTCAAGGGATTTGGGCTTGAAGGACTGCAGGAAAAGAGGCTTACAGATCCAGGACTAAGCAGCTTAAGTGCCCTAAGTAGTCAAGTGGCTAATCTTCCCAATACAGTCCAGCACATGTTACTCTCAGATGCTTTAGTACCTCAAAAGAAAAGCTCCAAAAGACCATCATCAGCTAAAAAAGCTGACAGCTGCACAAACTCAGAAGGCTCTTCCCAGGCAGAAGAGCAGCTCAAGTCTCCTCTGGCAGAGTCCATTGATGGTGGTTGCTCTAGTAGCTCAGAGGATCAAGGTGAGAGGGTGAGACAGTTGAGTGGTCAGAGCACCAGTTCTGACACCACCTACAAAGGGAGTAACTTAGAGAGGTCCCACTCCTCACCAGCACAAGCATCTCAAAATGAGCCCCCAAAGCTCAGCACCAGCCCTGCAGATGAGGAAGAAGCAGCCTCCCCTCCTGATGAAAAGGAACCCTTAGCAGCTGTGGAGTCTGCCCCAAAAGTCAATGAAAAGGCAGTTGGTGTAATAGTCTCACGAGAGACTATGACAGGAAGGGTAGAAAAGTCAAGTGGACAGGATAAAACCCAGCAAGATGAAGCTCCTACAGGTTCTCAAGGACCTCCTTCTGCCAGTGGGATGAAAGAGGCTAGTCAAATGGGACTACAGCAAGAACCACAAGGAGGGAGTAAAGGGAGCAAGAGTGGAGACAGCAGCACTAATCACAATGGAGATGGGAACAATCAGCTTGGACATGCTGTCATTGGCACCAGTTTTCCAGGCAGAACAGAGCCTTCTAAATCCCCTGGTAGTTTGAGATATAGCTTCAAAGATAGCATAGGGGTTGGTGTGCAGAGAAATGCTGGCAACTTCCCTCAGTATCCTTCAGGTCAAGATAAAGGGGATTTTCCAGGACATAGTGAGCGAAAGGGTCGGAATGAAAAATTTCCCAGTCTGTTGCAGGAAGTCTTGCAGGGCTATCACCACAACCCTGACAGAAGATATGCTAGAAATACACAGGATCATCATGGGATGACTGGAAGTCTGGAAAGTTCTATGCGACCCAATGTCCTGATCAATCAAGCCAATGAATTGAGTAATAGGGGTCTTTTAAATAAAAGCATAGGATCTCTCTTGGAAAATCCACATTGGGGGCCCTGGGATAGAAAATCAAGTGGCACTGCTTCTGAGATGAAGCAGATAAATCTGGCTGATTATCCCATGCCTAGAAAGTTTGAGATGGAATCTCAGTCTTCAGTTCATGAAGGGGTTGGGCTTTCTGAGAGGAGATCAGTTATTTGTGACATATCCCCTTTGAGACAGATTGCTAGAGATCCTGGGCCTCACTCTGTGGGACACGTGGGTTCCGATGGCAGGAGTGGAAGAAGTCCTGGTTCAGGTCAGTCAGTCATCCTTCCTGGTGGTCTAGTGGCCGTGGAAGCCAAGATGAAATCTCACACTGGGCAGATCAAGGAAGAGGATTTTGAACAGTCAAAGACCTCCATCAGTATCAACAATAAAAAATCAGGAGACCACTGTCATCTTGCCAGTTTTAAACATGAGTCTTACCGTGGGAATGCTAGCCCTGGAGCTGCAGCACTTGATTCTGCCTCAGACTACATGCTACAACAGGAGAGCCGATCAGCACAGCTGAGGCGGGGACCTGGTAGAATGGGAAGCAGCCGTGATGGAATGAGAGGTAAATCACCCTCTCAGTTCCATGATTTGGCTGACAAACTGAAGATGTCACCAGGTAGAAGTAGAGGTCCAGGGTCAGATCTTCACCATATGAATCCACACATGGTGCTCTCTGACAGGGTCAACAGGGGTTCCTTGCACTCTCCATTCCCCCCAAATTCTGAAAGCTCAGCTTTGGCATCGGCCTATCACACGAACACTCGAACTCATACTTTTGCGGATCCTAGCCAGGGATTAAATTCCCAGTACCACTACAAAAGGCAACTATAtcaacagcagcaggaggaataCAAAGATTGGAGTAGCAGCTCTGCCCAGGGAGTTATTGCAGCAGCACAGCATAGGCAGGAGACAGCAAGAAAGAGCCCAAGGCAACAGCCATTCCTGGACAGAGTAAGGAGCCCCTTGAAAAATGACAAAGATGGAATGATGTATCTTCATTCTGGTTCTTACCACAATGCTGGAAGCCAAGAATCTAGCCGTTGCTTGTTGGGAAGTGATGGTGCTCTTCAAAATAAGTGTGCTGAAATGAAACATATGAACCAAAAGATTCCACAACATGAGTCTGGCTGGGACCTCTCCCGGCAGATGGCTCCTGGAAagagcagtggctctctagggGCAGCCAATCAGAAGAGATTTGGTCCACAAGATAGTGATGCACACAGACGTGATGATACTGGAGATGTAATTAAATCTGGTAATGCAATGGGAAGGATCCCTGGCCAAGAAGATCAGTCTCCTCAGAATCCTTTGATTATGAGAAGGAGAGTACGTTCTTTCATTTCTCCTATTCCCAGCAAAAGACAATTGCAGGAAATGAAAAATAGTAGCACTGAAGAAAAAGGGCACCTACTTCCCTCAAAGGATGGAACTGAAAAAGCATTTAACTCTTATGCTCACTCCTCCCAAAACCAAGATGTTGGCAAGCCACTCTCAAAAGGAGAAATCTCCAGGAACCTTCCAAGTCCTGATAGTAGAAATTGCTCTGCTGTTTCCCTCACAAGTCCAGCTAAAACAAAAATTCTGCCTCCACGAAAGGGACGTGGATTAAAATTGGAAGCGATTGTTCAAAAAATAACATCTCCTAGTGTTAGGAGAACTGCTTCCACAAATTGTGCTGAAGCTGGTGTAGATGCAGTCACTCTGGATGACATTCTGTCCCTGAAGAGTGTTCCCCCTGAGGGTGGGAATGGAGCCAATCATGGGCTGGAGGCAGAAAATATAAAAGAAGAAATTGTGTTGGATCAAGAGAGCCAAGAATTAACCAGTGAAGTCTCTCTTATAGTATCTTCTGAAGAATGGCATGGTGATGGGGATGAGGTGGTGAAGAACGAGGTGTCTGAACTTGCCACTGTTGGCAAGGAGGGCTCAGTGTCTGCTATGGTCCCAGCACCTTCTCAAAAATCTGCCGGTCTAGGACGAACAGATGGCTCTCTAACTGGAGCAGGATCTTTAACCTTTGTTGAATCAAAAACTCTCCCCCCATCCAGTGTCTTGACTTCTGAACCAAATCCAAAGTCTGAAGAAAAAGACCAAGATGCAGTTATGACACCCAAACCAGACCCCTTTCCTCCAAAGGGGTATTTTCCTTCAGGTAAGAAGAAAGGAAGGCCCATTGGTAGTGTGAAcaagcagaagaagaagcagcagcagcagcagcagcagcagcagcagcagcagcagccgctacCACTGCCACCGCTTCCACTGCCTTCACCACCTGTAGCACTGCAGCCATCAGGAGAACCTAAGCCTAAGAGGCagcgaagggagaggaggaaaccTACAGCACAGCCGCGGAAGCGGAAACCAAGGCGTGCTGCTCCAATTGTGGAGCCTCAGGAACCAGAAATCAAGTTAAAATATGCCACCCAGTCTCTTGATAAAACTGACACCAAGAATAAATCTTTCTTCCCTTATATTCATGTGGTAAACAAGTGTGAGATCGGTGCTGTGTGCACAATAATtaatgcagaggaggaggagcagaataaGCTGGTGAGGGGCCGGAAAGGACAGAGGTCATCAACACCACCTCCCAGCAACGCTGAGAGCAAAGCACTGCCTGTGTCCACTTTCATGCTACAGGGTCCTGTAGTAACAGAATCCTCTGTCATGGGCCACTTAGTCTGCTGCCTCTGTGGCAAGTGGGCCAGCTACCGCAACATGGGTGACCTCTTTGGACCTTTCTATCCCCAGGATTATGCAGCCACACTGCCCAAGAATCCCCCTCCCAAGAGGGCCACAGAAATGCAGAATAAGGTCAAGGTACGGCATAAAAGTGCTTCTAATGGTTCCAAGACAGatacagaggaggaggaagagcagcaacAACAGAAGGAGACCAGAAGCCTGGCTGCCCACCCTCGCTTTAAGAGACGACATCGCTCTGAGGATTGTGCTGGGGCCTCTCGGTCACTTTCAAGGGGTGCTGCTTGTAAAAAAGCAACCGGTGAGAGTGGCAATGTTGGCGAAAAAACCCCTTTGGACTGTAAGCCTCCCATGTCCACTGAAGGTGGCCCTGAGTTGGAGTTACAAATTCCTGAACTACCTCTTGACAGCAATGAATTTTGGGTCCATGAGGGCTGTATTCTCTGGGCCAATGGGATTTACCTGGTCTGTGGCAGACTCTATGGACTGCGGGAAGCTGTGGAAATAGCTAAAGAGATG